A genomic stretch from Fusobacteriaceae bacterium includes:
- a CDS encoding HAD-IIA family hydrolase, which translates to MGKLSAKKCFLLDMDGTIYLGNEMIPGADRFLEALTARGVRYIFLTNNSSKSKVVYLEKLRKMKLPATIDNIFTSGEATTIYLNREKPGARIFLLGTPALEEEFVKSGFTLVRGRNEHPDYVILGFDTTLTYEKLWIGCDYIMDGVPYIATHPDFVCPVEGGRVMPDIGAMIEMIKYSTYGRVPLVIGKPNRYIVDAVLAKYGLRKEETVIVGDRLYTDIRTGTDNGMDSILVLSGETDRKMLAETEFAPTYAFESVKDIIEEL; encoded by the coding sequence ATGGGAAAATTATCCGCAAAAAAGTGTTTTCTTTTGGATATGGACGGGACCATCTATCTCGGGAACGAGATGATTCCCGGCGCCGATCGCTTTCTGGAAGCCCTGACGGCCCGCGGCGTCCGTTATATTTTCCTCACGAACAATTCGTCCAAGAGCAAGGTTGTTTATCTTGAAAAATTGCGAAAAATGAAACTTCCCGCGACCATAGACAATATTTTTACCTCGGGGGAAGCGACGACCATTTATCTGAACAGAGAAAAGCCCGGCGCGCGGATTTTCCTGCTGGGAACGCCCGCCCTGGAGGAGGAATTTGTAAAGAGCGGATTCACCCTTGTGCGCGGGAGAAACGAACATCCCGACTATGTGATCCTCGGCTTTGATACGACGCTGACCTATGAAAAACTCTGGATCGGCTGCGACTACATCATGGACGGCGTACCCTATATCGCGACGCACCCGGACTTTGTGTGCCCGGTCGAGGGCGGGCGCGTCATGCCCGACATCGGGGCCATGATCGAGATGATCAAGTATTCGACCTACGGGCGCGTTCCCCTCGTGATCGGGAAGCCCAATCGCTATATCGTGGACGCGGTCCTGGCCAAATATGGTCTGCGTAAAGAAGAGACCGTGATCGTGGGCGACAGGCTCTATACGGATATCCGTACGGGCACGGACAACGGAATGGATTCGATCCTGGTCTTGAGCGGCGAGACGGACCGGAAAATGCTGGCCGAAACGGAGTTCGCGCCGACGTACGCGTTCGAATCCGTAAAAGACATTATAGAGGAATTATAA
- a CDS encoding TRAP transporter small permease: MEFYDNFEFYIAGVFILVTVALTSFTVFTRYCLRFTLVWNQEVSTGCFVWTIFLAAAGGFRKKGLMGVDIVVQLIRGKARASVELCNSIVLLVICSAMSWLSLGYVLRSTKITSALEISYDYINVSIVISFTLMTLYSLMFFWNSLKILLGKGGDA, encoded by the coding sequence CTGGAATTTTACGACAATTTTGAATTTTATATCGCGGGCGTATTTATCCTCGTGACGGTGGCTTTGACTTCCTTCACGGTTTTCACGCGTTACTGCCTGCGTTTTACTTTGGTATGGAATCAGGAAGTCTCCACCGGTTGCTTCGTGTGGACGATTTTTCTCGCCGCCGCCGGCGGCTTTCGCAAAAAAGGCCTGATGGGCGTCGATATCGTCGTGCAGCTGATCCGGGGGAAGGCCCGGGCAAGCGTCGAACTCTGCAACTCCATCGTCCTTCTGGTCATCTGCTCCGCCATGTCCTGGCTGAGCCTGGGCTATGTGCTGCGGTCCACGAAGATCACCTCGGCCCTTGAGATTTCCTACGACTATATAAATGTATCGATCGTGATCAGCTTTACGCTGATGACGCTCTATTCGCTGATGTTTTTCTGGAACAGCCTGAAAATCTTGCTCGGGAAAGGAGGGGATGCCTGA